One part of the Prochlorococcus marinus str. MIT 9313 genome encodes these proteins:
- the glk gene encoding glucokinase has product MPSPRTFLAGDLGGTKTLLALYSWDEKQLKQQHRRRYLSNQWTSLEPMLSHFIAHLPGEMEQPNNGCIAVAGSVRHGEARITNLPWSLKEKDLCSATGLKHLELINDFGVLIYGLPFLNDAQQVELQRPQQHLSAQGPIAVLGAGTGLGMARGLPTKDGMVALPSEGGHREFAPRSECEWQLCEWLKADLQLERLSLERVVSGTGLGHVARWRLQHSDADGHPLRGLADAWRHGANDHCDHLDLPALASQAASEGDSILQEALQLWLAAYGSAAGDLALQELCVGGLWVGGGTAAKQLQGLRSSTFLEAFRNKGRFRPFLEQLPVMAVIDPEVGLFSAACRAHMLAEQGGTLT; this is encoded by the coding sequence ATGCCGTCCCCGAGAACCTTTCTGGCAGGTGATTTGGGGGGCACCAAAACCTTGCTTGCGCTCTATAGCTGGGACGAAAAGCAACTCAAGCAACAGCACCGGCGGAGGTATTTATCCAATCAGTGGACTTCGCTTGAACCCATGCTGAGCCACTTCATCGCCCATTTGCCAGGGGAGATGGAGCAACCCAATAACGGCTGCATCGCTGTTGCAGGATCGGTTCGCCATGGTGAGGCACGTATCACCAATCTGCCCTGGAGCCTGAAGGAGAAGGACCTTTGCTCAGCCACGGGACTGAAGCATTTGGAACTGATTAATGACTTTGGCGTATTGATCTACGGCCTACCCTTTCTCAACGACGCGCAGCAGGTGGAGCTTCAGCGTCCACAGCAGCATTTGTCTGCACAAGGACCCATTGCAGTTCTGGGGGCAGGTACTGGACTTGGAATGGCCCGTGGCCTGCCCACAAAAGATGGGATGGTGGCGCTGCCCAGTGAAGGCGGACACCGTGAATTTGCTCCTCGCAGTGAATGCGAGTGGCAACTTTGTGAGTGGCTCAAGGCCGATTTGCAGCTCGAACGCCTTTCATTGGAACGTGTTGTCAGTGGAACGGGCCTGGGACACGTGGCGCGCTGGCGCCTACAGCACAGTGACGCAGATGGTCATCCTCTGCGAGGTCTGGCCGATGCTTGGCGCCATGGTGCTAATGATCATTGCGACCATTTGGATCTGCCTGCTCTTGCTAGTCAAGCCGCAAGCGAAGGCGATTCAATTCTTCAAGAAGCCTTACAGCTCTGGCTCGCTGCTTACGGCTCTGCTGCGGGAGATTTAGCTCTGCAGGAACTCTGTGTCGGAGGCCTCTGGGTGGGTGGGGGTACCGCTGCGAAGCAGCTTCAAGGTCTTCGCTCAAGCACCTTTCTTGAAGCCTTCCGCAACAAGGGGCGCTTCCGTCCGTTTCTAGAGCAATTGCCAGTGATGGCAGTGATCGATCCCGAGGTGGGCCTGTTCAGTGCAGCCTGCAGAGCACACATGCTTGCTGAGCAAGGTGGGACACTGACCTAA